A window of Rubricoccus marinus contains these coding sequences:
- a CDS encoding CHRD domain-containing protein, with amino-acid sequence MSLRYLLRSCFALALLLTASGAVAQSDLVITGVADGPLSGGTPKVLELYAINDIPDLSVYGVAVAANGNASSGAPSFMLGADAASAGDYIYVATETEQFNNFFGFEPDYTGSLFINGDDAVELYLNGAVVDVFGEVGVDGTGQPWEHLDGWAYRMDGTGPEGATFTVSNWTYSGVDGLEGGSTNATTNVPFPVGTYSTTPSMGPQTFTALARGEFEVPAVETMGKGGITAVLDGTMLTVTGAFAYLESDYNAAVGAHLHGGASGENGPVRYSLTPTLDADNRGGFFAAGENMFNVRETFADSLRAGLVYFNLHTVDNGSGEIRGQLGMNADALPVALSGDQEVPPFETSASGSATVTVDGTTVTVTGSFMGLTGDYQASHVHAGARGMNGPVVFALNPTVPMAMARSGEWEAANNMFEVSTTFADSLRAGLAYINVHSDASPSGEIRGQIGFENEMDAEPMDIADVRAGGDDQQVTIVGVVTRSQGRITYVQDETAALAIFQTSGAFRTAVDAGDIAAGDSLRVTGMTGSFNGFFQIDGVDSFEVISRDNALPLYQRVTLAEIAANGEQYESELLEVRGLMFSAEGAFAASTTYQIGDQSGAVALRTPSASDTRIAGVDIPQEAAIFRGVLGQFDNEDPRDSGYQLTPIRMSDVVAQGDPSQLVINEILYDPASELAGDANGDGTRDGVQDEFVEIVNAGTSSVDLGNFVIEDGASLGSDDVTFIRHRFPVGTVLEAGQAVVVFGGGTPTGDFGTSIVQTASNTGGLGLNNGGDTVTLADAPIQNNAGGNVIATVTYDGSVQDEAIARIPDLTGDFAAHTTNPQNPVRFSPGVSNLTGGGGGFPSASEETPDGTIVLTVANPLRADAQVRFETPVSGDVSLVLYDALGRRVAVLAEGDLAAGAHTATLRASSLAPGVYVLRLAASGTQMTRTLTVVR; translated from the coding sequence ATGTCCCTCCGATACCTCTTGCGCTCGTGCTTCGCACTGGCGCTCCTCCTCACTGCCTCTGGCGCGGTCGCTCAAAGCGATCTCGTCATCACCGGCGTCGCCGACGGGCCTCTCTCAGGAGGCACCCCGAAGGTGCTCGAACTCTACGCGATCAACGACATCCCGGACCTCTCGGTCTACGGCGTAGCTGTTGCAGCCAACGGCAACGCATCAAGCGGAGCCCCGTCGTTCATGCTTGGCGCAGACGCGGCCTCCGCTGGCGACTACATCTACGTCGCGACCGAGACCGAGCAGTTCAACAACTTCTTCGGCTTTGAGCCGGACTACACCGGCTCCCTGTTCATCAACGGCGACGACGCCGTCGAGCTGTACCTCAACGGTGCCGTGGTGGACGTGTTCGGCGAAGTCGGCGTGGACGGCACGGGCCAACCGTGGGAGCACCTCGACGGGTGGGCCTACCGCATGGATGGTACCGGTCCTGAAGGCGCCACCTTCACGGTCTCCAACTGGACGTACAGCGGCGTGGATGGCCTCGAAGGCGGTAGTACCAACGCGACAACGAACGTCCCCTTCCCGGTCGGCACGTACAGCACGACGCCGAGCATGGGCCCGCAGACCTTCACCGCGCTCGCCAGAGGCGAGTTCGAGGTCCCGGCCGTTGAGACGATGGGCAAGGGCGGCATCACCGCCGTCCTGGACGGCACGATGCTGACCGTAACGGGCGCCTTCGCCTACCTCGAGAGCGACTACAACGCCGCCGTCGGCGCGCACCTCCACGGAGGCGCCTCTGGCGAGAACGGCCCCGTCCGCTACTCCCTCACGCCGACGCTCGACGCGGACAACCGGGGCGGCTTCTTCGCCGCCGGGGAGAACATGTTCAACGTCCGCGAGACGTTTGCGGACTCGCTCCGCGCCGGCCTCGTGTACTTCAACCTCCACACCGTAGACAACGGCTCTGGTGAGATCCGCGGCCAGCTCGGCATGAACGCCGATGCGCTTCCCGTCGCGCTCAGCGGCGACCAGGAGGTCCCGCCGTTCGAGACGAGCGCCAGCGGCTCCGCGACCGTGACGGTCGACGGCACGACCGTGACCGTAACCGGCTCCTTCATGGGGCTCACCGGCGACTACCAGGCGTCGCACGTCCACGCCGGCGCCAGAGGCATGAACGGCCCGGTCGTCTTCGCGCTCAACCCCACCGTTCCGATGGCGATGGCGCGCAGCGGCGAGTGGGAGGCTGCGAACAACATGTTCGAGGTGAGCACCACCTTCGCGGACTCCCTCCGCGCAGGGCTCGCGTACATCAACGTCCACTCCGATGCCTCGCCGAGCGGCGAGATCCGCGGCCAGATCGGCTTCGAGAACGAGATGGACGCGGAGCCGATGGACATCGCTGACGTCCGCGCCGGCGGCGACGACCAGCAGGTCACCATCGTGGGCGTGGTCACGCGCTCGCAGGGCCGCATCACGTACGTGCAGGACGAGACGGCTGCACTCGCCATCTTCCAGACGTCGGGCGCCTTCCGCACGGCCGTGGACGCCGGAGATATCGCCGCTGGCGACTCGCTCCGCGTGACCGGCATGACGGGAAGCTTCAACGGCTTCTTCCAGATCGACGGGGTCGACAGCTTCGAGGTCATCTCGCGGGACAACGCGCTGCCGCTCTACCAGCGCGTGACGCTGGCAGAGATCGCCGCCAACGGCGAGCAGTACGAAAGCGAGCTGCTTGAAGTCCGCGGCCTCATGTTCAGCGCCGAGGGCGCGTTCGCCGCATCGACGACGTACCAGATCGGTGACCAGAGCGGTGCCGTCGCGCTCCGCACGCCGAGCGCGAGCGACACCCGCATCGCGGGCGTCGACATCCCGCAAGAGGCCGCCATCTTCCGTGGCGTTCTCGGCCAGTTCGACAACGAGGACCCACGTGACAGCGGCTACCAGCTCACCCCCATTCGGATGAGCGACGTTGTGGCGCAGGGCGATCCGTCGCAGCTGGTCATCAACGAGATCCTCTATGACCCGGCCTCCGAGCTCGCGGGCGACGCCAACGGCGACGGCACGCGTGACGGGGTCCAGGACGAGTTCGTCGAGATCGTCAACGCGGGCACGAGCTCCGTCGACCTCGGCAACTTCGTGATCGAGGACGGCGCATCGCTGGGCTCGGACGACGTGACGTTTATCCGTCACCGCTTCCCGGTCGGAACGGTTCTCGAAGCCGGTCAGGCTGTTGTCGTCTTCGGTGGCGGTACGCCGACCGGTGACTTCGGCACCTCGATCGTGCAGACGGCCAGCAACACTGGCGGTCTCGGCCTGAACAACGGTGGCGACACCGTGACGCTCGCCGACGCCCCGATCCAGAACAACGCTGGCGGCAACGTCATCGCGACCGTGACCTACGACGGTTCGGTTCAGGACGAGGCCATCGCGCGCATCCCGGACCTCACGGGTGACTTCGCGGCTCACACCACGAACCCGCAGAACCCCGTTCGCTTCTCGCCTGGCGTCTCCAACCTCACCGGTGGAGGCGGCGGATTCCCGAGCGCGAGCGAGGAGACTCCGGACGGCACGATAGTGCTGACCGTGGCGAACCCGCTCCGCGCCGACGCGCAGGTCCGCTTCGAGACGCCGGTCTCTGGCGACGTCTCCCTCGTGCTCTACGACGCGCTCGGCCGCCGGGTCGCCGTGCTCGCCGAGGGCGACCTCGCCGCCGGCGCGCACACGGCGACGCTGCGGGCGTCGTCGCTGGCCCCGGGCGTCTACGTCCTCCGCCTCGCGGCGAGCGGGACGCAGATGACGCGGACGCTGACGGTGGTGCGCTAG
- a CDS encoding response regulator transcription factor, with amino-acid sequence MSSAVPPPSSWIVRPQPPRPRVLLAEGDELTARVVHHRLTRDGMDVTAVRDGVAAMDALSTQAFDVAIIDAVLVGVDGLDLVRRVRLGEAGPSDIGIGVLCWPGNDSLLARAYALDADNVMVRPLSLVALSASVARLARRPRVRP; translated from the coding sequence GTGAGCTCCGCTGTCCCACCACCGAGCAGTTGGATCGTCCGTCCCCAGCCCCCGAGACCTCGCGTTCTCCTCGCGGAGGGCGACGAGCTCACGGCACGAGTCGTCCATCACCGTCTTACGCGAGACGGGATGGACGTCACGGCCGTTCGGGACGGCGTGGCCGCGATGGACGCGCTGAGCACGCAGGCGTTCGACGTCGCCATTATCGACGCCGTGTTGGTGGGCGTGGATGGACTGGACCTCGTCCGGCGGGTGCGACTGGGCGAAGCAGGGCCCTCGGACATCGGCATTGGCGTGCTGTGCTGGCCGGGGAACGACTCGCTTCTGGCGCGGGCGTACGCGTTGGACGCGGACAACGTGATGGTGCGCCCCCTGTCGCTGGTTGCGCTGAGCGCGAGCGTGG
- a CDS encoding CHRD domain-containing protein, producing the protein MPLRHTSRSLLVLLLVAILAPAATGQRLFRAELTGAQEVPPVTTTASGLATAVLDGSTLILRGQFAGLESDYNATVGSHIHRAPVGANGSVVFPLSPSLDRDLRGGQWYGPENRFSLTTDQIQALRDGLYYVNVHSVANAGGEIRGQLVQAVSLNEVRSDQPGADVDEYVELSGPPGTSLDGYSFVVIGDGPGGIGVIEEVIDLSGQIIPEDGYFLFGQLESATPDFDVDLNLENSDAVTYLLVEGVAGTEGDDLDTDDDGVLDAEPWSAIADAVGAASGDEGDATYAAQLGFEDVGPDGDFRPGHLFRNRDDGAWRIGTFSRDGGFDTPGEINASAALVQIVHNSPDQSLGTVDVYLDDELLVDDLAFQGATPFVLLRAGASAKLDVAPGASASSADSFLGTDVTLNGSRSYYAVVVGIGGDNGTPDDDPMIVLYDNARPFSTTPGTVDVGFLHGALETGAVDVRTGVTQQAILFNAVPYGTFADETYQPTVPAIVDIDVTSAEPNVVLAQFKPDLSGLSGQSALLIATGSAAPGAAVPVGILVVQPDGTTALSAPVDVASEETPDGTMVLTVANPLRSDAQVRFETPASGDVSLVLYDALGRRVAVLAEGDLAAGAHTATLRASSLAPGVYVLRLAASGTQMTRTLTVVR; encoded by the coding sequence ATGCCCCTTCGCCACACCTCTCGCAGCCTTCTCGTGCTGCTACTCGTCGCCATCCTCGCGCCCGCGGCCACAGGCCAGCGCCTGTTCCGCGCCGAGCTTACCGGCGCCCAGGAAGTCCCGCCGGTCACGACCACCGCCAGCGGCCTCGCCACCGCCGTCTTGGACGGCTCGACGCTCATCCTCCGAGGCCAGTTCGCCGGGCTGGAAAGCGACTACAACGCCACGGTCGGCTCGCACATCCACCGCGCGCCGGTCGGCGCCAATGGATCCGTCGTTTTCCCCTTGAGCCCCTCCCTAGACCGTGATCTCCGCGGAGGTCAGTGGTACGGGCCTGAGAACCGCTTCTCTCTCACCACCGACCAGATCCAGGCCCTGCGCGATGGCCTGTACTACGTCAACGTGCATTCCGTCGCCAACGCCGGGGGCGAGATCCGCGGGCAGCTCGTCCAAGCGGTGTCGCTCAACGAGGTCCGCTCGGATCAGCCGGGAGCCGACGTGGATGAGTACGTGGAGTTGTCCGGGCCTCCCGGCACGAGCCTCGATGGCTACTCGTTCGTCGTCATCGGAGACGGCCCGGGCGGCATCGGTGTGATCGAGGAGGTGATCGACCTCTCCGGACAGATCATCCCGGAAGACGGATACTTCCTCTTCGGCCAACTCGAGTCCGCGACGCCGGACTTCGACGTGGACCTCAACCTCGAAAACTCCGACGCCGTGACCTACCTCCTCGTAGAAGGCGTCGCCGGCACCGAGGGGGACGACCTCGACACTGACGACGACGGCGTGCTCGACGCCGAGCCGTGGTCCGCCATCGCCGACGCGGTGGGCGCAGCCTCTGGCGACGAGGGTGACGCGACCTACGCGGCGCAGTTGGGCTTTGAAGACGTTGGCCCCGACGGGGACTTCCGCCCGGGCCACCTTTTCCGCAACCGCGACGATGGCGCGTGGCGTATCGGCACGTTTAGCCGCGATGGCGGCTTCGATACGCCCGGCGAAATCAATGCCTCGGCGGCGCTCGTCCAGATCGTCCACAACTCCCCAGACCAGAGCCTCGGGACGGTCGACGTGTACCTCGACGACGAGCTTCTCGTAGACGACCTCGCGTTCCAGGGGGCGACTCCGTTTGTCCTCTTGCGCGCCGGCGCCTCCGCCAAGCTGGACGTTGCGCCAGGGGCCTCCGCGTCCTCGGCCGACAGCTTCTTGGGAACGGATGTCACTCTCAACGGCTCGCGCTCCTACTACGCGGTCGTCGTCGGGATTGGTGGCGACAACGGGACGCCGGACGATGACCCGATGATCGTCCTGTACGACAACGCTCGGCCGTTCTCCACCACGCCGGGCACGGTAGATGTCGGGTTCCTCCATGGAGCCCTGGAGACGGGCGCCGTGGACGTGCGTACGGGCGTGACGCAGCAGGCCATCCTGTTCAACGCCGTCCCGTACGGCACCTTCGCGGACGAGACCTACCAGCCCACGGTCCCGGCCATCGTGGACATTGACGTCACCTCCGCTGAGCCCAACGTCGTGCTGGCGCAGTTCAAGCCGGACCTCTCTGGCCTCTCGGGCCAGAGCGCGCTGCTCATCGCGACGGGCTCCGCGGCGCCAGGGGCTGCCGTCCCGGTCGGGATCCTCGTGGTCCAGCCCGACGGCACGACGGCGCTTTCCGCCCCGGTCGACGTGGCGAGTGAGGAGACCCCGGACGGCACGATGGTGCTGACCGTGGCGAACCCGCTCCGCTCCGACGCGCAGGTCCGCTTCGAGACGCCGGCCTCTGGCGACGTCTCCCTCGTGCTCTACGACGCGCTCGGCCGCCGGGTCGCCGTGCTCGCCGAGGGCGACCTCGCCGCCGGCGCGCACACGGCGACGCTGCGGGCGTCGTCACTGGCCCCGGGCGTTTACGTCCTCCGCCTCGCGGCGAGCGGGACGCAGATGACGCGGACGCTGACGGTGGTGCGCTAG
- a CDS encoding 4-hydroxy-3-methylbut-2-enyl diphosphate reductase, with protein sequence MARQFDVPDFYRSPVVSRVKAARRDADPRKKDLSPSVLDFGPLRVKLARHFGFCFGVENAIEIAYRALDENPEMASGGRIFLLSEMIHNSHVNEDLVARGIRFLRTTTGEQLIPYDDLRPGDIVIIPAFGAPPEIVEDLRARGIEPKTYDTTCPFVVRVWKKSAHIGAKGYTVVVHGKRNHEETRATFGHAKESAPVVVVRDMEETEALAAVIEGREGVDFFWSRFEGRTSDGFDPARDLARLGVVNQTTMLATETAAIAERVREAVVTRDGDAGAFADTSDTLCYATKENQDATLALIEAGADLALVVGGYNSSNTSHLVELCEDAGLPTYFISDADDMVSPREIRHFDWRVKEPRVSPNWLPPEASGGGPLGVILTAGASCPDALLDEVIRRLLLWFPDARSVDEAVEPFAEEAA encoded by the coding sequence ATGGCCCGCCAGTTCGACGTCCCCGACTTCTACCGCAGCCCCGTGGTGAGCCGTGTCAAAGCGGCCCGCCGGGACGCGGACCCTCGCAAAAAGGACCTCTCGCCGAGCGTGCTGGACTTCGGGCCGCTGCGCGTCAAGCTGGCGCGGCACTTCGGCTTCTGCTTCGGCGTGGAGAACGCCATCGAGATCGCGTACCGGGCGCTGGACGAGAACCCGGAGATGGCCTCTGGCGGGCGGATCTTCCTCCTCTCGGAGATGATCCACAACTCGCACGTCAACGAGGACCTCGTCGCCAGAGGCATCCGCTTTCTCCGCACCACGACCGGCGAGCAACTCATCCCCTATGACGACCTCCGGCCGGGCGACATCGTCATCATCCCGGCCTTTGGCGCGCCGCCGGAGATCGTGGAAGACCTCCGCGCCAGAGGCATCGAGCCCAAGACCTACGACACAACCTGCCCGTTCGTCGTCCGCGTGTGGAAAAAGAGCGCCCACATCGGGGCGAAGGGCTACACCGTGGTGGTGCATGGCAAGCGCAACCACGAGGAGACGCGCGCCACGTTTGGCCACGCGAAGGAGAGCGCGCCGGTTGTGGTCGTGCGCGACATGGAGGAGACGGAGGCGCTCGCGGCGGTGATCGAAGGCCGCGAGGGCGTCGACTTCTTCTGGTCGCGCTTCGAAGGCCGCACGTCGGACGGGTTCGACCCGGCGCGTGACCTAGCCCGGCTCGGGGTGGTCAACCAGACGACGATGCTGGCGACGGAGACGGCCGCCATCGCGGAACGCGTGCGCGAGGCCGTGGTCACGCGCGATGGCGACGCGGGCGCGTTCGCGGACACGAGCGACACGCTCTGCTACGCGACAAAAGAGAACCAGGACGCGACGCTGGCCCTCATCGAAGCCGGCGCCGACCTCGCGCTCGTCGTGGGAGGCTACAACTCGTCCAACACCAGCCACCTGGTGGAGCTGTGCGAGGACGCCGGCCTGCCTACCTACTTCATCTCCGACGCGGACGACATGGTGAGCCCGCGCGAGATCCGCCACTTCGACTGGCGCGTCAAGGAGCCGCGCGTGTCACCCAACTGGCTCCCGCCAGAGGCCTCTGGCGGCGGCCCCCTGGGGGTGATCTTGACCGCCGGCGCCTCGTGCCCGGACGCGCTCCTGGACGAGGTCATCCGGCGGCTGCTCCTGTGGTTCCCCGACGCGCGCTCGGTCGACGAGGCCGTCGAGCCGTTCGCGGAGGAGGCGGCCTAG
- a CDS encoding EAL domain-containing protein has translation MPHSPTTDGAVAIDASGRLVALSPEAASLTGLAHDAFVGQPFAALFHENDREAAEEVLRRVRSGEIDETSLRIHSASDEPVWIYLSRTRGAEGMAEDGRVTGWLHADRRRRGDLNGSAQADRLRLLATVTSQNAPFQDTIRQALRLTADLLGYDIAICSRIEGQTYTVRSCHAPEADLDAGAQFDLGETYCALTVSGSDLFEIDHMATSPHRRHPCYSAFGLESYVGIPIVVRGEVYGTLSFSSAAPRTAPLTEADDDLLRLLALWVGGAIEREDREQAYIESKRRLRALGEATFEGIFFSEHGRVLDCNEQGAHMIGFESREACIGLPLAELVPPESLAKVAEMNLANRPEPYEVVLLHRDGTRFWAEVQGRPAPYKGRTVRLTAIRDVTRRREAQEQTRFQSNVLAHVSEAVVALDAEGYVTYWNEGASVLHCLPPDAVLGKRFKDVLHYDFGPAQPEGDGTFPAQEALRQASEEAQDLTYTCPDGTRRLVSVSASTLYDAEGRENGLLAVVRDETQHRELEARLWHQANHDALTKLPNRLRLRELIGAAIEMKEPFAVLFIDLDHFKTVNDSLGHEVGDKLLEHVAVTMAAVAEPGSVSRLGGDEFAVVFPGSAPEAEAVAAALVEAVQRPVTIGPHLLTPTASVGIVLGAEDYTDPEALLRDADTAMYEAKRQGRGRSVAFEPSFHIQAAARFSLERDLRRAIAEDELRVHFQPIVDLASGELAGFESLVRWQDPVRGLLAPFHFLPLAEELGLVAEIDSWVLDATCREIGTWGADSNAFLTISVNCSDQTFLRESLAERARSAAEAAGISPDRLVLELTERALVESNAAAGALDRLRNHGLKLSIDDFGSGYSSLGLLHRLPVDALKIDRSFVSDLENSAQARAIVRAVSDLAKEIGLRVTAEGIETFAQLQAVRDAGCPLGQGYYFSRPVPPEAAARMLSQPTWQAHWPPGTRV, from the coding sequence ATGCCCCACTCCCCTACAACCGACGGCGCCGTCGCGATCGACGCCTCCGGACGTCTCGTGGCGCTCTCGCCAGAGGCCGCGTCGCTGACCGGTCTCGCGCACGACGCCTTTGTCGGGCAGCCCTTCGCGGCGCTTTTCCACGAGAACGACCGCGAGGCCGCCGAGGAGGTGCTCCGCCGCGTCCGCTCGGGCGAGATCGACGAGACCAGCCTCCGCATCCACTCCGCTTCCGATGAGCCGGTGTGGATCTACCTCTCGCGCACGCGAGGCGCCGAAGGGATGGCCGAGGACGGGCGCGTCACCGGCTGGCTCCACGCCGACCGTCGGCGGCGGGGCGACCTGAACGGCTCCGCCCAGGCCGACCGCCTCCGGCTTCTCGCCACGGTCACCTCCCAGAACGCCCCGTTCCAGGACACCATCCGGCAGGCGCTCCGCCTGACCGCCGACCTTCTCGGCTACGACATCGCCATCTGCAGCCGGATCGAGGGGCAGACCTACACCGTGCGCTCGTGCCACGCGCCAGAGGCGGACCTGGACGCCGGAGCCCAGTTCGACCTTGGCGAGACGTACTGCGCGCTGACGGTCTCCGGTAGCGACCTCTTCGAGATCGACCACATGGCGACGTCCCCACACCGGCGCCACCCGTGCTACAGCGCGTTCGGGCTGGAGAGCTACGTCGGGATCCCTATTGTGGTGCGGGGCGAGGTGTACGGCACGCTCAGCTTCTCCTCCGCCGCGCCGCGCACGGCGCCGCTGACCGAGGCCGACGACGACCTGCTGCGGCTTCTGGCGCTGTGGGTCGGTGGGGCCATTGAGCGCGAGGACCGGGAGCAGGCGTACATCGAGAGCAAGCGGCGGCTGCGCGCGCTCGGCGAGGCCACCTTCGAGGGCATCTTCTTTTCCGAGCACGGCCGCGTGCTGGACTGTAACGAGCAGGGCGCGCACATGATCGGCTTCGAGTCGCGAGAGGCCTGCATCGGGCTGCCTCTGGCGGAACTCGTGCCGCCGGAGTCACTGGCGAAGGTCGCGGAGATGAACCTCGCGAACCGCCCCGAGCCGTACGAGGTGGTCCTGCTCCACCGCGACGGGACGAGGTTCTGGGCCGAGGTGCAAGGCCGCCCGGCGCCCTACAAAGGCCGAACGGTCCGGCTGACGGCCATCCGCGACGTGACGCGGCGGCGCGAGGCGCAGGAGCAGACCCGCTTCCAGTCCAACGTCCTCGCGCACGTCTCGGAGGCCGTCGTCGCGCTCGACGCCGAGGGCTACGTGACGTACTGGAACGAGGGCGCCTCCGTGTTGCACTGCCTCCCCCCCGACGCCGTGCTCGGCAAGCGGTTCAAGGACGTACTGCACTACGACTTCGGACCGGCACAGCCGGAGGGAGACGGCACGTTTCCGGCCCAAGAGGCGCTCCGACAGGCCTCGGAAGAGGCGCAAGACCTCACGTACACCTGCCCGGACGGAACGCGGCGGCTGGTCTCCGTCTCCGCGAGCACGCTCTACGACGCTGAGGGGCGGGAAAACGGACTGCTCGCCGTCGTGCGGGACGAGACGCAGCACCGCGAACTGGAAGCGCGGCTGTGGCACCAGGCGAACCACGACGCGCTGACCAAGCTTCCCAACCGGCTCCGGCTCCGCGAGCTGATCGGTGCGGCCATCGAGATGAAAGAGCCGTTCGCGGTCCTCTTTATTGACCTCGACCATTTCAAGACCGTGAACGACTCGCTCGGCCACGAGGTCGGGGACAAGCTGCTCGAACACGTGGCCGTCACGATGGCGGCGGTCGCTGAGCCCGGCTCCGTTTCCCGTCTCGGGGGCGACGAGTTCGCCGTCGTGTTCCCCGGCTCGGCGCCAGAGGCCGAGGCCGTTGCCGCCGCCCTCGTGGAAGCGGTCCAGAGGCCGGTCACGATCGGACCTCACCTGCTCACGCCGACGGCGAGCGTGGGCATCGTGCTGGGCGCGGAGGACTACACCGATCCGGAGGCGCTACTCCGCGACGCCGACACGGCGATGTACGAGGCCAAGCGGCAGGGCCGCGGCCGATCGGTCGCGTTCGAGCCATCGTTCCACATCCAGGCCGCGGCGCGCTTCTCGCTGGAGCGGGACCTCCGCCGCGCCATCGCGGAGGACGAGCTCCGAGTCCACTTCCAGCCCATCGTGGACCTCGCCTCTGGCGAGCTGGCCGGGTTCGAGTCGCTCGTGCGCTGGCAGGACCCCGTCCGAGGCCTTCTCGCGCCGTTCCACTTCCTGCCTCTGGCGGAAGAGCTTGGCCTCGTGGCCGAGATCGACAGCTGGGTGCTGGACGCGACGTGCCGCGAGATCGGGACGTGGGGGGCAGACAGCAACGCGTTTCTGACCATCAGCGTCAACTGCTCGGACCAGACGTTCCTGCGGGAAAGCCTAGCAGAGCGCGCGCGCTCTGCGGCGGAGGCCGCTGGCATCTCGCCCGACCGGCTCGTCCTCGAACTGACCGAGCGCGCGCTCGTGGAGTCCAACGCCGCCGCGGGTGCGCTGGACCGCCTCCGCAACCACGGCCTCAAGCTGAGCATTGACGACTTCGGCTCCGGCTACTCCTCGCTCGGCCTGCTGCACCGCCTGCCGGTGGACGCGCTCAAGATCGACCGCTCGTTCGTGTCGGACCTGGAGAACTCGGCGCAGGCCCGCGCCATCGTGCGCGCCGTGAGCGACCTCGCCAAGGAGATCGGTCTTCGCGTCACCGCCGAGGGCATCGAGACCTTCGCGCAACTCCAGGCGGTCCGGGATGCGGGCTGCCCGCTCGGGCAGGGCTACTACTTCTCACGGCCTGTCCCGCCAGAGGCCGCCGCTCGCATGTTGTCCCAGCCGACCTGGCAGGCGCACTGGCCACCGGGCACGCGCGTGTGA